TCTGGATTTTGTTTGAACCTTGCAGATAATTCCATCTGTTATCGGAATGTCTGCAAAGCTGATTCTGAATCTGCTCTGGAATAACCGGGGGTCTTCAAAGAATCATTTGGGGGACAGTCGCGGTTTACTGCATTCCTCCTCCTCGGTTTGATCCTACTACCAAAAGAACACAACGAAGTGAAGCTAAATCAATAAAGGCTGTCTGAATCCGTGTGATACTCGAATATTCTCGCCTCCCAGAATCGACCAATGTCTCATCGGGCTCGACCAAAACAACCCCAGACGTTTTGAAATTAAGCGCCCGTTGCTGAAAACATGTGCTGAGATGCACGTCCTGTTCATGTTCACGCCCTCTTGCAGCAAAATACAGGCACAATATTTTACATTGCATCTGTCTCGTCTAAGTCATTGAACTCATGCTGATTTTGGTTCAACTGCATATGAAAAACAATGCCCCATTCATTTGGTTTCCATCAGAGAACTGACAACAGGGAGAATGAGAGCACTTTTCTCTGTcttgaaggaaaataaataagttTCAGGCTTCCACCAAAACCCCAAATAACATCTGCGTGCTGCAAAATGCAAATTCACTGCGACTCCGTCAGGCAACATCTGTAGACACCGACCCAGATTTGGGATTCCCACCTTAAACTGTGGTTCTTGAAGCAGCACACAAACTCTAAGTGAGAAACCAGCAGTGGTTTATGTGAGCAAAACTAGATTTCCAGGCTGAGACGATATCAAAGACGAATGTTTGTGCTATGAACTTATAACATTCCtagaaaacaaaaaccaaacccaAACGTGTGAGAAACACTGGTTGCATAAGGCCCAAACTGAATCCATGGAAACACACCGAACCCAAGTCAGAACCAATCAGCGGTGTGAGAAGCATAAATATTTTACAGTGTCAGCATACACAAGCACCTCTGAGATAAAGGGGCATCGAGGTCTACGAACAATGTCCACGAGAACAGTTGGTTTAAGTCATGCGACCGCAGTGACGCCATAAACTCCATAAAAAGTTTCTCTTTAAAGCCATTGACAGCACGATGAAGGATTCTGTTGGCACGCCAACGCGTTTGTGAGCACTGCAAAGCAAAACACATTCAGATCTAATAATccagaagagattttttttgtctttgcgaCGTTCTCGCTGcggagggagaagaggggacGTTTTTCCTCGAGGACAGTCGTTCCCTATAAACAGCTCAGCTTTTTCGTCGCTCTGCCTCTGTGACAACACGTCCGTAGAAATGTGGTTGTGCTTGAACAGACAAAACTaaaattttgttgtttttttttcttttattatccTAAAATATCTCTCATTAACGCCTCTTTGAGGTTTGATTTGCTTCATCTAAACTACAAGAACGGCGGTCGTTTCtaaatctttttaaaacacCAAATTAAGAGCTCTTGTCCAAATGCACCTAAGTCTTCTCAAAAATATAGCATTTTCAGTCGTCACAACAAAATAATAACAGTTCTATAAAGATTGTTTTATTCTTCAACAAATCTGGCGCCTCCCTGGTGGATCTCCTCTCCGTGTTTCATCTTCAAGTTTCAGGATGGTCCAAGAGACAGTTCGGAGCTTCCTCTTTCCCATCAGCCATTGCGGGCATCACTGTTTCCTTCCGacaggctgcaggagaaacagTTCACTTCCAGCGGACAGAATTGGAAGATTGTTGTCACGGTGATGGCCGATAAGATGCAGTATGCTGTCGAACACGTGATCTTTCGTCCGGACCTTTGAGGAGAGAAAAAGTGTTCAGCTTTGGTCTGTTCCAGtccaccgacccccccccccccccccccccccccccatgtcccTCCACCCATCTTACCGTGCCTTCAGggtccaccagcagcaggtgtTTGGCCAGGCCGTTGTGCATGCCTGTCAGTACGTACGACCCGGGGTTGGTGGTGCTCTTACGGACCAGGAAGTCCCCGTCGTCTTGCAGCAGTTTCTCCGCTTCGCGGCGGCTCATGATGCCATGGTACCACGTCTggccctccagctcctcctgcgcCCGGAAGGCCAGGGAACGCACCAGAAGCGGGCTGGCATTGTCCACAGACGCTGCCTTGTGAAGACCTGCTGCCTGGGAATGTTCTGGTCCCTCGGATTGAATGGCATCCTCAAAGGGCTCTGGTGTGAGTAACACAGCGTAGCTGAAGCCCAGACGCTTTTTAAACTAGTTTGAGTAGTAATAGTTTGAACACCTGAACTGCCCGTTCTGCCCCCCATCTCTGTCTGGAGCCTTACGTTTATATACCTCTAAAGTAGACCATAATAGAGGAGCGGCCGTCACCCCAGTCCAACAAGGACTGTAATTCATCATCATCCCTGTCCTACTACTGTCATAGCATCGACGTGGTGCACTTCATTACGTATTTGAGTGAGAGAGAAACCAAAGATTGCGTAATTTGATCAGAATATCATTGTCTATACATGCAACACGTACTCATGTCAAACAGGTCCTTCTGTGGGCTCTCTTTGGCTGGTGCTGATGCCAGGCCTTTGGTCACATTCTCCCCCTCGGCCTGGAGGGCTGCAAGAACCTGGGCGTCGATCTGCTGAGTGTTCACGTAGGCCGGCATCTCCGCTCTTTGTGCCTGACCTTTACTTTCGGGCAGGCTGATTATATCAAATGATCCTACAGGAGACAATGAGAGAAACAACTATATACTGTGCTGTTTTGATGCAATTTTGTGTTGGTTAAAATGATTTTCTTACCCTGTTGTATGAATATGGGCTTTCTGTCATCTCCCCAGTTTTCACCACAGTGCCTCCCTTGGTAATATGTCTGATCTATAGATCCTGGGCCCATCTaatcacacacaaacccacGGTTATCAATGAAATACGGAAAAGGACTAAGAAACTTGCCTCGGTGTTAAAAGTACTACCTGGCATCCATCTTGTGCAGCATTCTGATTGGTCAGTCTTGTGTCGACGATGCCTCCAGGAGGTGGCATCTTGCCGGGGATGTTGTTGTAGTAAGGATGTTCGGtggactcctcctcttcctccgtccACGTTAACTCCTCCATGTTTAATACCCTGAAGGAGGAATATCAAAGGCAGTCAATGAAAGCACGATAAGGTCAATTTAAATCTCatacagcagaggaaaaaaagctAATTGGAATGTTTGTTTCGCATTAAAAGCGCAGTGGTTCTAACAGCCCCTAGAGGGAGACAGAGCGCCAATCAGGTTGCTTCAATGGACTTTTGGTCCATGCACATGGACATGAGCACCAAACCTGTCATGTGGGGAGGAGATCTTGCTCGAGGGACACTGCAGGTACTGCTGGAAGCGTAGGTCAAAGGCCTGGCCGATGGTGCCGATTACATCCTGAGCCAGGCCATCAGAGCACTCCAGGATGTGACAGGCTGAGGACCAGAACACGCTTTAATGAGGATGCTGCATCGAAAACACAGAACCTACTGAGGAACCCACCTCTTCTGTTGACGGGGTCCTTTGCTACGTAGGCAACGTAATCTGTCGTGTCctaaaaaaaagacccaaactATAAATAACTGGCAGGGTAATGTGCAATTCTTTGATAAAAGGGGGGGATTTGGGAGCCACTCACAGGATCTCCGCCTGATGCAAAGGAGATGGACTGCATGTGATGGTTGGCTATGATCTGTCAGGAAAAAAATGGACGAAACTTAACTTTTTAAGAAATTGCAAACACAAATTACACAGATGCTGCTCACCTGTTTGCCGTCAGGGGTCATCAGATTGAGGCTACTGGTGGAGATGTTCAGGTTGATGGACATTCCGGCAAACTGCAGGTTGCTCTTCCCCAGGATGCTGGACAGAGTTTTGGACGGTGGCTGAAAGGACCAGAGGTTCACATATCACCCAAGCCTTTCTTTACAAATGCTGTGAAGCATTAGGCACTCCAGACATTGTTGCTTGGAGTTTTAATGAAGCGAGGGTGGAAAAGGTGGGATAAAATTAGCCGGGCCCCTTCAGACGTCTCAGTCTGAAGCTGATGTCACGTTtgtcagagggaaaaacaacatTATCGTAGAGCTTAGGCACGCTCTGACAGAGACGCTAGCTTGTGCCGCGTTTGCATTACGTCCTCTTCGGTGACATTTCAACAAGCTCTAAAGAGCAGAGTAATTCTTCATTTCACACCCAGCCTTCACACACACGGGCTCCTCGCACGCACGCGGAACACACACGtcagcgcacaaacacacactagtTTAGGCTCCCGATCACTGCGCGCTACATGAGTCACTGAGCAGTGTGCTCGGTGTGCAACACATCGTGGGCTGGAGCTACACCCACACATGCGCAGGCCTGTACCTCTTCATCACTCTTCATGCTCCTCAGCCTCTCTTTTCTAAGTACAATCGCTCTGTTCCTCCGCTCcctgttttccctctctttttaaacaataaaaggcTGAGGAAAGTGCACGTTGCAGAGGGCGTGCTATAAATAGAGCACGCAGGGGTAACTGAATATCTAATGAAGTTTCCTCTCGTTCACCCCCACTGTAACTTTCAGCAACACTGGTTTTCTCTCCCTGCTCATGGCTCCGTCTCATGTACCTTTCTCTTCCGCAGAGCTCCTTTGGTCCCTGGAACGGCCTCACACACCAGGCTGATTGCTTCCCTGGAGGGAGGAAGACATGGGGATGAGGGCGAGATGGTCAACACAAACAAGCCCAGAAGCACAGTTCTTTTTGCAGTCACTATTTAGTTCACTGAAATCACAGGACACACGTTTGGACCAGAATCTAAACGCAAAACAAACTGGTCGACAGGGGGCGCTAGCCACTTGTTCGTCACTGGCTGTAATGATGTAATTGGGGGTAATGCAATCAGATTACCAGAATAAGCAGAATCAGGACCGCCTGcacatataaatgtgtgtgttattgtgttctAATCATCCTCTCATTGATCAGTAATCATACTTTTATGTCATGGTACAATTTCAGATGACCATTAATAAGCTGGATGACTGAGCAGAATGCTTCTTTTAGCATATTTAGAGCAcgtaaaactaaaaagaaacgcacaaaaaatattcatgaaagaaaaaaaagtcaaattaaTTCCTATTTACATTCAACAGTTGCattaaaagaaatattttttgaCCAAAGTCGATGCACTTCCTCATGTCATGAATTATGGAATGTGTTGTCAATTGAGAGGTCTATTAATAGCAACAATGAGTCCAAGgtcgagggagagagagagagagagagaaagaaccCCACTGACCTTGCAAGCTAATGTTAGCCTGGACTTCAGGAAGTCAAGCATAAAAGTGGACATGACACAACCTAATTCACTGCTGGCCTTTGCCTCGCTGCACACCGGTCAACAATTTCAAAGATGCCCCTGATGGAGCCACTCAACATTCTCTACGCTACTAAATTTATTGCCAACATGTTTTAACAGAAATCCTTACAGATATGACTATTTAATCTGCAAGAGCACAGATGATTCAATCACTGATTTTACTTAAATTCCTGCACTAAAACAAAACCACTGGAACATTTTCAGCCTGATGacgtaaagaaaagaaaacagtcttATGCTGAAGGGTGACCACCAGCCCAGTCCCTTGACATACCTTGTAATTTGTGATCTTGTGGTGAAATCGAGCGACCTCATCGATCGAAGGACTTCGATGCAGCCCAGATActggaaaccaaaagaaaaGATTCATATTTCATATTCGATGTGATGTTGACCATCACGTTCACATTTATATGAGTAAGACGGTGATTTCATTCACTGGAGCACAGATGAACAATTCCAAGCAACTCTCATGTGAACACATCCCTCCATCTGTGCACAAAGACGTTCATTAGCATGAACTTCGGTGCGATTGTTGCCAGGATTAACATACGTTGACCTTTCCAATCAGCACAATATCTCCATTCTTCTATAAGACTTCAGAAGCACCGCGATGAGGAAAATCAGAGTGATGTTCGTCCACAATGACCTCTGTGATGTCACACTGCACTAATTCAGCCAGTTGTTTCAAACAAACGCACATATTTTCTCCCCAAAAATCTACTTTCAGGGCTTACGTCGGTGACGATATGTTTTGCCgtcataaaacattaaaca
The sequence above is drawn from the Takifugu rubripes chromosome 6, fTakRub1.2, whole genome shotgun sequence genome and encodes:
- the shc3 gene encoding SHC-transforming protein 3; translation: MLHRTKYNRFRNESVTSVDELLHGLPMNPKVSASPETSYTPPTEVQSFSTATASSTPACLGSDHLEDGGTTLCTLINKVSGLKFSNSGSLLGIKGLPSAVKDLAVSKLQVGGGSGSGGSGSPSPGAAATAAASSSGGSACGSHSVPCSQLEPAVGMSKKSRLDELQLGRVEWNPGGGGALMSKPSRGWVHSSDKISGPGVTYIVKYLGCIEVLRSMRSLDFTTRSQITREAISLVCEAVPGTKGALRKRKPPSKTLSSILGKSNLQFAGMSINLNISTSSLNLMTPDGKQIIANHHMQSISFASGGDPDTTDYVAYVAKDPVNRRACHILECSDGLAQDVIGTIGQAFDLRFQQYLQCPSSKISSPHDRVLNMEELTWTEEEEESTEHPYYNNIPGKMPPPGGIVDTRLTNQNAAQDGCQMGPGSIDQTYYQGRHCGENWGDDRKPIFIQQGSFDIISLPESKGQAQRAEMPAYVNTQQIDAQVLAALQAEGENVTKGLASAPAKESPQKDLFDMKPFEDAIQSEGPEHSQAAGLHKAASVDNASPLLVRSLAFRAQEELEGQTWYHGIMSRREAEKLLQDDGDFLVRKSTTNPGSYVLTGMHNGLAKHLLLVDPEGTVRTKDHVFDSILHLIGHHRDNNLPILSAGSELFLLQPVGRKQ